Proteins encoded by one window of Salirhabdus salicampi:
- a CDS encoding proline--tRNA ligase, protein MKQSQMLIPTLREVPADADIKSHQLLLRAGFIRQVASGVYSFLPLGKKVLKKVEDIVREEMDKAGASEMLMPALQPSELWKESGRWYTYGPELMRMHDRHEREFALGATHEEVITGIVRDTVNSYKKLPLTLYQIQTKFRDEKRPRFGLLRGREFVMKDAYSFHDSFDSLDEAYDRMYEAYANIFRRCGLDFRAVIADSGAMGGKDTHEFMALSEVGEDTIAYSDQSNYAANVEMAPVVTEYAQSTEPMKELEKIETPNQKTMEEVAQYLGHSVDQGLKALMFKVDDKFVLVVTRGNHEVNDIKLKHLFDASVVELATEEDTKTLMGAGFGSLGPINPGKDVEVVADNAVKYLRNVSCGANEDGYHYINVNPERDFEATYADLRFIQEGDPSPDGQGKIQFARGIEVGHVFKLGKFYSDKMDASYLDQNGRSNSMIMGCYGIGVSRTVAAIVEQYHDDNGMTWPVQIAPYQVHLLALNMKNEEQKQLADELYTQLQKAGVEVLYDDRKERAGVKFADSDLFGIPLRITVGKRAGEGVVEVKERSNGNQQEVEKEEILQVVNQFLASE, encoded by the coding sequence ATGAAACAGTCGCAAATGTTAATTCCAACATTACGAGAAGTACCTGCTGATGCAGATATAAAAAGTCACCAGTTGTTATTAAGAGCAGGTTTTATTCGCCAAGTGGCATCGGGTGTTTATAGCTTCTTACCGTTAGGGAAAAAGGTACTAAAAAAGGTAGAAGACATCGTTAGAGAAGAAATGGATAAAGCGGGTGCATCAGAAATGCTTATGCCGGCATTGCAACCTTCTGAACTATGGAAGGAGTCTGGCCGTTGGTATACGTATGGACCTGAACTGATGCGTATGCACGATCGCCATGAACGTGAGTTTGCACTTGGGGCAACACATGAGGAAGTGATTACGGGGATAGTTCGTGATACAGTCAATAGTTATAAGAAACTACCGTTAACACTATATCAAATTCAAACGAAGTTCCGTGACGAGAAACGCCCTCGTTTTGGACTGCTTCGTGGTCGTGAGTTTGTAATGAAGGATGCATACTCGTTCCATGATTCATTTGATAGTTTAGATGAGGCATACGATCGAATGTATGAGGCTTATGCCAACATTTTTAGACGTTGTGGATTAGACTTTCGAGCAGTCATTGCTGATTCTGGTGCAATGGGTGGTAAAGATACACATGAGTTTATGGCGTTATCAGAAGTTGGCGAAGATACAATAGCTTACTCTGATCAGTCTAACTACGCCGCGAACGTAGAAATGGCTCCAGTTGTCACAGAATATGCGCAATCAACCGAACCAATGAAAGAATTAGAAAAAATTGAAACCCCAAACCAAAAAACAATGGAAGAAGTTGCGCAATATTTAGGACACTCTGTTGATCAAGGCTTAAAAGCGTTAATGTTTAAAGTAGATGATAAGTTTGTTTTAGTTGTTACTCGCGGAAATCATGAAGTGAATGACATAAAACTGAAGCACCTTTTTGATGCCAGTGTTGTAGAACTAGCAACTGAAGAAGACACGAAAACATTAATGGGTGCAGGTTTTGGTTCTTTAGGCCCGATCAACCCGGGAAAAGACGTGGAAGTTGTTGCGGACAATGCGGTAAAATATTTACGTAATGTATCTTGTGGTGCTAATGAAGATGGCTATCATTATATAAATGTAAATCCAGAGCGTGACTTTGAGGCAACATATGCTGACCTACGGTTTATCCAAGAAGGAGATCCGTCTCCTGATGGACAAGGAAAGATTCAGTTTGCACGGGGGATAGAAGTAGGACATGTGTTTAAACTAGGAAAGTTTTATTCAGATAAAATGGATGCATCTTATTTGGACCAAAATGGACGCTCCAATTCAATGATTATGGGATGTTACGGAATTGGTGTATCGAGAACAGTTGCGGCTATTGTTGAACAATATCATGACGATAATGGTATGACATGGCCTGTTCAGATCGCTCCATACCAAGTGCATTTATTGGCGCTCAACATGAAAAATGAAGAACAGAAACAACTAGCGGATGAATTATATACTCAGTTGCAAAAAGCCGGTGTCGAAGTATTGTATGATGACCGTAAAGAACGCGCTGGTGTGAAATTTGCTGATAGTGATTTGTTCGGCATTCCGTTACGTATTACTGTAGGTAAACGTGCTGGCGAAGGTGTTGTGGAAGTAAAAGAACGTAGTAATGGAAACCAACAAGAAGTAGAAAAAGAAGAAATTTTACAAGTAGTAAACCAATTTCTTGCATCTGAATAA
- the rseP gene encoding RIP metalloprotease RseP has translation MNTVIAFILMFGLLVFIHELGHLIFAKRAGMLAREFAIGFGPKIFSYRKNETLYTIRLLPIGGYVRVAGEDPEIIDLKPGHHIGLEFNQQGKVKRIIVNNKSKHPDARIIEVEKADLDHQLVIQGYDVDSEERLSFEIDDKAMFVMDEVETQIAPYDRQFASKSIPQRAIQIFAGPMMNFLLAIFIFLLLGFLQGVPVDEARLGNLQQGAPAEKAGLQENDRVLKVEHESVDSWMDFVIAIRSHPNEEVELTVERNDQILTVPVTPDAIEDEEGNQFGQIGVTRPFQKSFSQVLKYGFVQTYDITILIIDSVGKLVTGQISIDNLAGPVGIYDATDRVVQTGIFNFLTWTAMLSINLGIINLLPLPALDGGRLLFIGAEAIRGKPLDPQKEGIIHFIGFALLMLLMIVVTWNDIQRLFINN, from the coding sequence TTGAATACCGTCATAGCTTTTATTCTCATGTTTGGTCTTCTTGTATTTATACACGAGTTAGGCCACTTAATTTTTGCGAAGAGAGCGGGTATGTTAGCTCGTGAATTTGCAATTGGTTTTGGACCAAAAATCTTTTCTTATCGTAAAAACGAAACATTATACACAATTCGTTTACTCCCGATTGGTGGATACGTTCGTGTTGCCGGAGAAGACCCGGAGATTATCGATTTAAAACCTGGTCACCATATTGGACTGGAGTTTAACCAACAGGGAAAAGTGAAAAGAATTATTGTAAACAATAAATCGAAACACCCAGATGCACGAATTATTGAGGTGGAAAAGGCCGACTTAGACCATCAACTCGTTATACAAGGATATGACGTCGACAGTGAGGAGCGTCTATCCTTCGAAATTGACGATAAAGCTATGTTTGTTATGGATGAGGTAGAGACCCAAATTGCCCCATACGACCGTCAGTTTGCTTCAAAGTCGATACCCCAAAGAGCAATACAAATTTTTGCAGGTCCAATGATGAACTTTTTACTGGCAATTTTTATCTTTTTGTTGTTAGGTTTCTTACAAGGTGTACCTGTAGATGAAGCAAGACTAGGTAATCTACAGCAAGGTGCACCTGCAGAAAAGGCTGGCTTACAAGAAAATGATCGAGTCTTGAAAGTAGAACACGAATCCGTAGATAGTTGGATGGATTTTGTTATTGCAATTCGTAGTCATCCAAACGAAGAAGTAGAGTTAACTGTAGAGCGCAACGATCAGATTTTAACGGTTCCTGTGACACCAGACGCCATAGAGGATGAAGAAGGGAATCAATTCGGTCAAATTGGGGTGACAAGGCCCTTCCAAAAATCGTTTTCACAAGTCTTAAAGTATGGGTTTGTGCAAACTTATGATATTACAATCTTGATTATTGACAGTGTTGGGAAGTTAGTGACCGGACAGATTTCAATTGACAATCTTGCAGGTCCTGTTGGTATTTACGATGCGACCGATCGAGTAGTTCAAACAGGTATATTTAACTTCTTAACATGGACAGCTATGTTAAGTATCAATTTAGGGATTATTAACTTATTACCACTACCGGCCCTGGACGGCGGGAGACTCTTATTTATTGGTGCAGAGGCCATTAGAGGCAAACCGTTAGATCCTCAGAAAGAAGGAATCATTCATTTTATTGGATTTGCCCTTCTAATGTTATTGATGATAGTCGTTACATGGAATGATATTCAAAGACTATTTATTAATAATTAG
- a CDS encoding 1-deoxy-D-xylulose-5-phosphate reductoisomerase — protein sequence MKNVTLLGGTGSIGLQTMDVIREHSERFSLFAFAFHKNIEKALPIIKEFQPKFVVVINQDAKSKLEHYSLPNTKILDSVEAMKEVATHPEVDIVVNAVLGSVGLDATLGAIQAKKQIAFANKETLVTAGHIVMKEAKKHGVELLPVDSEHAAIHQCLRGENIREAERIILTASGGSFRDLSRDELKEVTLQDALKHPNWSMGAKITVDSATMMNKGLEVIEAHWLFGMPYDHIDVVLHRESVIHSIVEFQDKSMMAQLGTPDMRIPIQYALGYPERLEFPLGKGLNLMEVGKLHFQEMDFNRFPGLKLAYFAGKTGGTMPTVFNAANEEAVHQFLNGNISFLSIEQFVERALHEHTTILDPDLHTIVQIDQDIRRQVRTYVN from the coding sequence ATGAAAAATGTAACGTTGTTAGGAGGAACCGGCTCCATCGGATTACAAACGATGGATGTCATCCGAGAACATTCTGAACGCTTCTCTCTTTTTGCGTTCGCTTTCCATAAAAATATTGAAAAAGCGTTACCGATTATCAAGGAATTTCAACCAAAGTTTGTCGTGGTCATTAATCAAGATGCAAAATCAAAACTCGAACACTATTCACTGCCAAATACCAAAATTCTTGATAGCGTGGAAGCCATGAAAGAGGTGGCCACACACCCCGAAGTAGATATCGTTGTAAATGCTGTGTTAGGCAGTGTCGGATTAGATGCAACGTTAGGAGCTATACAGGCAAAGAAACAAATAGCTTTTGCTAATAAAGAAACCCTTGTTACAGCGGGTCACATCGTAATGAAAGAGGCAAAGAAACATGGGGTCGAACTATTACCTGTAGATAGTGAACATGCCGCTATACATCAATGTCTTCGAGGTGAAAACATTCGGGAGGCAGAGAGAATCATTTTAACCGCTTCGGGTGGGAGTTTCCGTGACTTATCCCGGGATGAGTTGAAAGAAGTTACACTTCAGGATGCTTTAAAACATCCAAACTGGAGTATGGGCGCCAAAATTACCGTTGATTCTGCTACAATGATGAATAAAGGATTAGAAGTAATAGAAGCTCACTGGTTATTTGGTATGCCATATGACCATATTGATGTCGTACTACATCGAGAAAGTGTTATACATTCTATCGTTGAATTTCAAGACAAAAGTATGATGGCACAGCTTGGAACGCCGGATATGCGAATTCCGATTCAGTATGCACTCGGGTATCCCGAGCGACTTGAATTCCCATTAGGAAAAGGGTTAAACTTAATGGAAGTAGGCAAATTACATTTTCAAGAGATGGACTTTAACCGGTTTCCGGGCTTAAAACTAGCATATTTTGCAGGGAAAACTGGTGGAACGATGCCAACCGTTTTTAATGCAGCAAATGAAGAAGCTGTTCATCAGTTTCTAAATGGAAACATATCATTTTTATCAATAGAACAATTTGTAGAACGAGCCTTACATGAACATACAACAATCTTAGATCCTGACTTACATACGATTGTTCAAATCGATCAAGACATAAGGCGACAAGTAAGAACCTATGTTAACTAA
- a CDS encoding phosphatidate cytidylyltransferase, with translation MKQRVLTGILAVIFFIPIVFYGGWPFQILVYLLATIAITELMKMRKISIFSVPAMITYVLLWILLSDEALLSFFAASSFSKVDIVTMIVLLLLAYTVLVKNAFTFDEVGFLLLSSLYIGMGFFYLMETRVEGLHFLFYALFVIWATDTGAYFIGRAFGRRKLWPEISPKKTIEGSIGGIASACIVAIIFQLLYPVSDSMSVVIGVTILASIVGQIGDLVESAFKRTYHVKDSGNILPGHGGILDRFDSLIFVLPLLHFIQFI, from the coding sequence ATGAAACAACGAGTACTAACAGGAATTTTAGCCGTAATCTTTTTTATACCAATCGTCTTTTACGGTGGGTGGCCATTTCAAATACTCGTTTATTTGCTGGCTACAATTGCCATTACTGAATTGATGAAAATGCGAAAAATATCAATATTTTCCGTACCTGCAATGATTACGTATGTATTATTGTGGATTTTGCTATCTGATGAAGCTTTATTGTCATTTTTTGCAGCTTCATCCTTTAGTAAAGTGGATATTGTAACAATGATTGTTCTTCTTTTATTGGCATATACGGTTCTCGTGAAAAATGCTTTTACCTTTGATGAAGTAGGCTTTCTTTTACTTTCCTCACTATATATAGGAATGGGTTTTTTCTATTTAATGGAGACAAGAGTAGAAGGTCTGCATTTCCTCTTTTATGCCTTATTTGTTATATGGGCAACAGATACGGGAGCCTATTTTATTGGACGTGCTTTCGGGAGGCGTAAGTTATGGCCTGAAATTAGCCCTAAGAAAACAATTGAAGGTTCGATAGGTGGAATTGCCTCAGCATGTATCGTAGCAATTATTTTTCAGTTACTCTACCCAGTTTCTGATTCCATGAGTGTTGTCATTGGTGTTACCATCCTTGCTTCAATAGTAGGGCAGATTGGTGATTTAGTTGAATCAGCCTTTAAACGAACATATCATGTGAAAGATTCAGGGAATATTTTGCCTGGGCACGGTGGAATTTTAGACCGTTTCGACAGCCTCATTTTTGTTCTACCGTTATTACACTTTATTCAATTTATTTAG
- a CDS encoding isoprenyl transferase produces the protein MSIRLPIFRKRKQKENDQSTLTNIPRHVAIIMDGNGRWAKRRGLPRAAGHKEGMETVKKVVRQAVEYNIEALTLYAFSTENWKRPKTEVEFIMKLPGEFLHTYLPELIDNNVQVRTIGDLTPLPEHTKEAIHKAIEQTSTNTGLVLNFALNYGSRAEITGAVNQIVKEVADGQLSPNEITEDYISARLYTSHVRDPDLLIRTSGEVRISNFLLWQIAYSEFYFTDVFWPDFDEEQFKLALLEYQNRKRRYGGI, from the coding sequence ATGTCCATACGACTACCAATTTTTCGTAAACGAAAACAAAAAGAGAATGATCAGTCAACTTTAACGAATATCCCGCGCCACGTTGCTATTATTATGGATGGTAACGGACGTTGGGCGAAACGGAGAGGACTGCCTCGAGCAGCAGGCCATAAAGAAGGAATGGAGACTGTTAAAAAGGTTGTCAGACAGGCTGTAGAATACAATATAGAGGCATTAACCCTGTATGCTTTCTCTACAGAAAACTGGAAACGACCCAAAACGGAAGTTGAATTTATTATGAAGCTTCCTGGTGAATTTCTTCATACATATTTACCTGAGCTGATCGACAACAATGTTCAAGTGAGGACGATCGGTGATTTAACCCCCCTCCCGGAACATACAAAAGAAGCTATTCATAAAGCTATTGAACAAACCTCTACAAATACAGGTTTGGTCCTGAATTTTGCATTGAACTACGGAAGTAGAGCTGAAATCACAGGTGCTGTGAACCAAATTGTGAAAGAGGTAGCTGATGGTCAATTATCTCCTAATGAGATAACAGAGGACTATATATCTGCAAGATTATATACTTCTCACGTTCGTGATCCCGACTTATTAATTCGAACCAGTGGGGAAGTAAGGATTAGCAACTTTCTCCTTTGGCAAATTGCCTACTCGGAATTTTATTTCACGGATGTGTTTTGGCCAGACTTTGATGAAGAACAATTTAAATTAGCCCTCCTTGAATACCAAAACCGAAAAAGGAGATATGGAGGGATTTAA
- the frr gene encoding ribosome recycling factor yields the protein MSDAVLKETREKMEKAVQAYSRQLATVRAGRANPAILDSVHVEYYGALTPLKQLANISVPEARQLLITPFDKSALEEMEKAIQKADLGLTPSNDGNIIRITIPALTEERRKELVKVVRKYAEEGRVQVRNIRRDANDQLKKLEKDGELTEDEHRHYQDEVQNVTNENIAKIDQLTKDKEEEILEV from the coding sequence ATGAGTGATGCAGTATTAAAGGAAACCCGTGAAAAAATGGAGAAAGCTGTTCAAGCATATTCACGTCAACTAGCAACAGTTCGGGCAGGAAGAGCTAATCCAGCTATTTTAGACAGTGTCCATGTAGAATATTACGGTGCACTTACGCCATTAAAACAACTTGCTAACATTTCGGTGCCTGAAGCACGCCAGCTTTTAATTACACCATTTGATAAGTCCGCATTAGAAGAAATGGAAAAGGCAATTCAAAAGGCTGATTTAGGCTTAACACCTTCTAATGATGGAAACATCATTCGTATTACAATTCCAGCATTAACGGAAGAGCGTAGGAAAGAATTAGTGAAAGTTGTCCGCAAATATGCTGAAGAAGGTCGGGTACAAGTTCGTAACATTCGTCGTGATGCAAACGATCAGTTGAAAAAGTTAGAAAAAGACGGTGAGTTAACGGAAGATGAACACCGTCATTATCAAGACGAAGTCCAAAATGTAACCAATGAAAACATTGCTAAAATTGACCAATTAACGAAAGATAAAGAAGAAGAAATTTTGGAAGTTTAA
- the pyrH gene encoding UMP kinase, giving the protein MTTTQYKRIILKLSGEALSGNQGFGIEPSVINSVAQQVKEVAELGVEVAVVVGGGNIWRGKGGAEMGMDRATADYMGMLATVMNSLALQDSLESYGIPTRVQTSIEMRQVAEPYIRRKAIRHLEKKRVVIFAGGTGNPYFSTDTTAALRAAEIEADVILMAKNNVDGVYNDDPKVNKDAVKYDELSYLDVLNEGLGVMDSTASTLCMDNDIPLIVFSITENGNIKKVVEGNNIGTIVRGK; this is encoded by the coding sequence ATGACAACAACTCAATATAAGAGGATTATACTAAAACTGAGTGGAGAAGCATTAAGCGGAAACCAAGGATTCGGCATTGAGCCTTCAGTTATTAATTCTGTAGCACAACAAGTAAAAGAAGTTGCTGAATTAGGGGTTGAAGTCGCAGTCGTTGTTGGTGGCGGAAACATTTGGCGCGGAAAAGGTGGCGCTGAAATGGGCATGGACCGTGCTACTGCGGATTACATGGGAATGCTAGCAACGGTTATGAATTCATTGGCCCTCCAAGACAGCTTAGAAAGCTACGGAATACCTACACGTGTTCAAACATCAATTGAGATGCGTCAAGTGGCTGAACCGTATATTCGCAGAAAAGCAATTCGTCATTTGGAGAAAAAACGTGTTGTAATATTTGCTGGTGGTACAGGCAATCCGTACTTCTCAACAGATACGACAGCAGCTTTAAGAGCGGCAGAAATTGAAGCTGACGTCATTTTAATGGCGAAAAATAACGTAGACGGTGTTTATAATGACGATCCAAAAGTGAACAAAGATGCAGTGAAATATGATGAATTATCATATTTAGATGTCTTAAATGAAGGTCTAGGTGTAATGGACTCTACTGCATCTACCTTATGTATGGATAACGATATACCGTTAATTGTGTTCTCTATAACAGAAAACGGAAATATTAAAAAAGTAGTTGAAGGTAACAATATTGGAACAATTGTGAGGGGGAAATAA
- the tsf gene encoding translation elongation factor Ts yields MAVTAKMVKELREKTGAGMMDCKKALTETDGDMEKAVDFLREKGIAKAQKKADRIAAEGSTHIEVEGNTAVLFEVNSETDFVAKNEQFQNLLKDIGRHLVTQKPADLDEALQQKLHGEGDTLQDFITSAIAKIGEKLTLRRFTIFEKSDNDAFGAYLHMGGRIGVLTLLEGTTDETTAKDVAMHVAAVNPKYVSRDEVPAEEVDHERTVLKQQALNEGKPENIVEKMVEGRLGKFFEQICLLEQDFVKDPDQKVKKFVEAKGGSVAKFVRYEVGEGLEKREENFAEEVMNQVKK; encoded by the coding sequence ATGGCAGTAACAGCTAAAATGGTTAAAGAACTTCGTGAAAAAACAGGTGCAGGTATGATGGATTGTAAAAAAGCACTAACAGAAACTGATGGTGATATGGAAAAAGCAGTTGATTTCCTTCGTGAAAAAGGAATCGCGAAAGCACAGAAAAAAGCGGACCGTATTGCTGCAGAAGGGTCTACTCATATTGAAGTAGAGGGCAATACAGCAGTTTTATTTGAAGTGAACAGTGAGACAGATTTCGTTGCGAAAAACGAACAGTTCCAAAACTTACTTAAAGATATTGGTCGTCATCTTGTAACACAAAAACCTGCAGACCTAGATGAAGCACTACAGCAAAAGCTTCATGGTGAAGGGGACACACTACAAGATTTCATTACATCCGCTATTGCGAAAATTGGAGAGAAACTTACACTGCGTCGCTTCACAATTTTTGAAAAGAGTGACAACGATGCATTTGGTGCATATCTACATATGGGTGGTCGTATTGGTGTATTAACACTTCTTGAAGGCACAACTGATGAAACAACAGCTAAAGACGTAGCAATGCACGTTGCAGCGGTAAATCCAAAATATGTATCTCGTGACGAAGTTCCTGCAGAGGAAGTTGACCATGAGCGTACAGTTCTTAAGCAACAAGCGCTAAACGAAGGTAAGCCTGAGAACATCGTTGAGAAAATGGTAGAAGGTCGTCTTGGTAAATTTTTCGAACAAATTTGCTTGCTGGAACAGGACTTTGTTAAAGACCCAGATCAAAAAGTGAAAAAATTTGTTGAAGCTAAAGGCGGAAGCGTAGCGAAGTTTGTTCGTTATGAAGTAGGAGAAGGCCTGGAGAAGCGTGAAGAAAACTTTGCTGAAGAAGTTATGAATCAAGTGAAAAAATAA
- the rpsB gene encoding 30S ribosomal protein S2, whose product MSVISMKQLLEAGVHFGHQTRRWNPKMKRYIFTERNGIYIIDLQKTVKKVEEAFNFVKDVAADGGTILFVGTKKQAQDTVKEEAIRSGMYYINQRWLGGTLTNFDTIRRRIQRLKDIERMGEDGTFEVLPKKEVVQILKEKERLEKFLGGIKDMETLPDALFVIDPRKERIAIAEAHKLNIPIVAMVDTNCDPDEVDYVIPANDDAIRAVKLITSKLADAVLEAKQGEANEDVEATSVEE is encoded by the coding sequence ATGTCAGTCATTTCAATGAAACAATTGCTAGAAGCTGGTGTTCATTTTGGACATCAAACACGCCGTTGGAATCCAAAGATGAAAAGATACATCTTTACAGAGCGTAACGGTATTTACATCATCGACCTTCAAAAAACCGTGAAAAAGGTTGAAGAAGCATTTAATTTTGTTAAGGATGTAGCTGCTGATGGTGGTACAATCCTTTTCGTAGGAACGAAAAAGCAGGCACAGGATACTGTGAAAGAAGAAGCTATCCGTTCTGGCATGTACTACATTAACCAACGTTGGTTGGGTGGTACATTAACAAACTTCGATACAATCCGTAGACGTATCCAACGCCTAAAAGACATCGAGCGTATGGGCGAAGACGGAACGTTTGAAGTACTTCCGAAAAAAGAAGTAGTTCAAATCCTTAAAGAAAAAGAACGTCTAGAGAAATTCTTAGGCGGAATTAAAGATATGGAAACACTTCCTGATGCTCTATTCGTTATTGACCCACGTAAAGAGCGTATCGCGATTGCGGAAGCTCATAAATTGAACATTCCAATCGTAGCTATGGTGGACACGAACTGTGATCCAGATGAAGTTGACTACGTAATTCCAGCAAACGATGACGCTATACGTGCTGTGAAGCTTATTACATCTAAACTAGCTGACGCTGTTTTGGAAGCAAAACAAGGTGAAGCTAACGAAGATGTTGAAGCAACATCAGTAGAAGAGTAA
- a CDS encoding DUF6115 domain-containing protein — protein sequence MLTFYIVFSLALHVVTFLLFIYVYRKYIQPIHQEEKSYETVQEIEGLFQSYLQELKDENEKFLNNIQHVGNDENDNGKVPVPSPSSPNELPDHQEAVERKEESRHVFVKEDHGQTEDQTIVQEQSYIPESLVIDDEIEPPKLHTRVVQLYEQGYSVEEIARKLNIGKTEIELFIKFHRNNK from the coding sequence ATGTTGACGTTTTATATAGTGTTTAGTCTCGCATTACATGTTGTTACCTTTCTTCTGTTTATATATGTATATCGGAAATATATTCAACCAATACATCAGGAAGAAAAGTCCTATGAAACAGTGCAAGAAATTGAGGGATTGTTTCAATCTTATTTGCAAGAATTGAAAGATGAAAATGAAAAGTTTTTGAATAACATTCAACACGTTGGAAATGATGAAAATGATAACGGCAAGGTACCCGTACCTAGTCCGTCTTCACCAAATGAATTGCCAGACCATCAGGAAGCTGTTGAAAGAAAAGAGGAGAGCAGACATGTATTTGTGAAGGAAGATCATGGACAAACCGAAGATCAAACCATCGTACAAGAACAATCATATATTCCAGAGAGCTTGGTAATAGACGATGAAATAGAGCCCCCGAAGCTACATACGCGTGTAGTTCAACTATATGAGCAAGGGTATTCTGTTGAAGAGATTGCTAGGAAACTGAACATCGGAAAAACAGAAATTGAACTCTTTATCAAATTTCATCGAAATAATAAATAA
- a CDS encoding FliA/WhiG family RNA polymerase sigma factor, which translates to MLKATSTSIETTWKKWQENRDPEAGNDLVRQYQSLVDYHVQRIAAHLPKNVSKQDIKSLGLMGLVDALEKFDFDRDLKFDTYASFRVRGAILDGLRKEDWLPRSIRDKAKQIETVTEEMEQQLNRTPTSEEVAKKVNMTPEEVEMVVKDSLFSNIMSIEDKGHYGDENKEGIGYTVPDQKELSPDQAIIKQENVKELAEAVKNLNEKEQLVVSLFYEQDLTLTEIGEILHLSTSRISQIHSRAIFKLKNELENSIR; encoded by the coding sequence ATGTTGAAAGCAACCTCCACGTCCATTGAAACAACTTGGAAGAAGTGGCAAGAGAATCGTGACCCGGAAGCAGGTAATGATTTGGTTAGGCAATATCAATCATTAGTTGATTATCATGTACAGAGAATTGCAGCACATTTGCCGAAAAATGTTAGTAAACAAGACATTAAAAGTTTAGGGTTAATGGGGCTTGTTGATGCACTAGAAAAATTTGATTTTGATCGTGATTTGAAGTTTGATACGTATGCTTCCTTCCGTGTTCGTGGGGCTATTTTGGACGGTTTACGAAAAGAGGATTGGTTGCCTAGGTCGATACGGGATAAAGCAAAGCAAATTGAAACAGTTACAGAAGAAATGGAACAACAGTTAAATCGCACGCCAACTTCTGAAGAAGTAGCAAAGAAAGTCAATATGACCCCAGAAGAAGTAGAAATGGTTGTGAAGGACTCTTTATTTTCAAACATCATGTCGATAGAAGATAAAGGCCATTATGGGGATGAAAATAAAGAAGGAATCGGTTATACCGTCCCCGATCAAAAAGAACTTTCTCCCGATCAAGCTATAATTAAGCAAGAGAATGTTAAGGAACTTGCAGAGGCTGTGAAAAATTTAAACGAAAAGGAACAACTGGTTGTTAGCTTGTTTTATGAGCAGGACCTAACATTGACAGAAATCGGTGAGATTTTGCATCTATCTACCTCGAGAATTTCACAAATTCATAGCAGGGCTATTTTTAAGTTGAAGAATGAATTGGAAAATTCTATACGATAA
- a CDS encoding chemotaxis protein CheD — MINNQKQTVKIGIGELNVVKSPVVIQTSGLGSCVGVVLYDDTVKVAGMAHIMLSKPSKITDPKASKGKYASVAIPELIRRLTYLGVSKTSLKAKIAGGAHMFPNAASNELAKIGKHNVEAVKQQFLSYSIPIISEDVGGSNGRSIIFDPQTANLTVKTVQSGIKVI, encoded by the coding sequence ATGATAAATAATCAAAAGCAAACGGTAAAAATTGGGATAGGGGAGTTAAATGTAGTCAAAAGCCCTGTCGTTATACAAACGTCTGGCTTAGGGTCCTGTGTCGGTGTTGTTCTGTACGATGACACAGTGAAGGTGGCCGGAATGGCCCATATTATGCTTTCAAAGCCTTCGAAGATTACGGATCCAAAGGCGAGTAAAGGGAAATATGCAAGTGTAGCAATACCTGAATTGATTAGGCGATTAACTTATTTAGGAGTAAGTAAGACATCACTCAAAGCAAAGATTGCTGGTGGTGCCCATATGTTCCCAAATGCTGCATCAAATGAATTAGCGAAAATCGGCAAGCATAATGTAGAAGCTGTTAAGCAACAATTTCTTTCTTATTCAATTCCAATTATTAGTGAAGACGTAGGTGGTTCAAATGGAAGGTCAATTATCTTTGATCCACAAACCGCTAATCTTACCGTTAAGACAGTACAATCAGGCATAAAAGTCATATAA